In the Salvia miltiorrhiza cultivar Shanhuang (shh) chromosome 8, IMPLAD_Smil_shh, whole genome shotgun sequence genome, ATGTATTGCTTACGATTGCCATCTTCATTTTCATTCGTAGTTATGAAGTTTCTGTTTCTAGGTGAATAAGGAAGGGGTCACTTTCTAATGAAAGTTTCACCTTATAATGGCTCCACATGCCAGGAATTTACGTTagcatttctttcttctttcattCTTTTTCCCCTGATTTCTGCCATGATTTATTTCTGAAGCGTTGAACAATTTTGATCAAGCTTCATCATTTGCACTTGGCTCATCAGTTAGGTACTGATGAAGgttatatttgatatattttcttATGAATTACATAGAACTAAGTTTGGATCATCCCTTTTTAATCCTCCCTcagtcccaattcaataggccatgTTTCTTTATTTGGACGTCCCATTTCAGTAGGCCACTTCATAAAATGGAAAATCAATACATAACAAACACCCCCAtgtaactcattatttacaccaaatgCCATTGTGGTCCACACATTATTAACTCGGCTCTCACTTAAAAAATAAttcttcatttctctctcatactttttGGACAAATATACCCTAAAAAAGTTACTTTTACTCTCctgttttattataaactatttgTTTCTTAATATCCATGGCCAAGCCCTGTAGCCTATTGAAttttgggatggagggagtacaagaTTTACTCGAGCAATTCATTCAATACTTCTCGTTGGGTTTCCTTATTGAGTTTCTGTGAACCTTTTTGGCATGTCCATGTTTATTGCATGATTGATAGGGTTGTTAGGCCAGAACTAGCTTGAGTTTGCACTATTATATTACATAAACatgttattatgatttttttatttcatgttagattaatttcttggctttATCTTTTTCTCATATaccatttatttttcaaatggtACTAGGGTGGTGATGGATTTTTCAATGAAATTCTTAATGGTGTTCTCTTGTCAAGGCATAGAGCTCCATATCCACCAGCTCCTTCTTATATTATGCCCCCTGCTGAGAGTGAATGCAATGTTTCAAATCATAATGCTAACGGAACAATCTCGGAGCACTCTGATCATAATGAAGATGGATCTCCTCTTCTGAGGGGCTCTGAGCACATTGAACGTGAATCCCCTAATTTTGGTATGTTATCATCTCCAGtgtaattaatttttcaaaagACATTTGCTTTATGTCTGGATTTAGAGACCTGGGAAAGTTCTGGTAAAACCCATTAAAGTATACTTGAAGTTGTATTTCCTCTACTGATTCATAGCAGAAGTATCTATTTCTGTGATGTTCTCTCTGTCAAttgttttcttttcatttgtgCAGAGAAAGATTCAGAGTCTTCGTTTCCAAATGAAATGTTCAGATTTGGGCTTATCCCTGCTGGATCTACTGATGCCATCGTTATCTGGTATACTCAGCTTTATCTTCTGTCACATGATGTCTTTTTTCTGAGGCAGAGAAGCTCATAGATCTTGGTTTCAGTGTCTCCTCCTCAAAGGAACCTGTGCTTGAGTTctgtaaaacttttttttttccccttaaaTTAGTTAATACAGACATTTTTAGATTAAGCTGCCACAAATATGACAATTATAGAAAGATCTATATCACCCTAATCATCTGTGACAATAATTAAAATGCTGGAAAATAATAGTAACTGATAATTTCTGCTTTAAACTTTTAGTTTAAAGACAGATTAAGATTGTTGTACTTTTCATGTGATATATGGCTGTGTATAACTGTATACTTGATTCTCAAAGAGTTGCATTTTTGTGGAACTAATTCAGACTGTAAATAGTGATGATATTATCCATGAGAAAGAAATCAATAATGGGTCCAGGACTCCAGATGAGTgacatttgattttcttttagtAAGTTAAATTCTCTATTGCAATTGGTTACTAAAGTTATATTGAAATCTAAAATGCATAAAACGCATAATGTAACTTTTAAAGACAAGGCGATCAAAGAAAGATTCAAGTATCATCCTATGACTTTGAACTTTTATCTTCCTTGGGAAATTTCTTATCTTAAAACCTAGATGGTAATATGAGTTTATATCAGGGATAGCAGGCATGGTCGCAATTCATGGTCTCTGAATCTATAAGCTCTAGCACCTTGCAGCAGAGACATAACCACAAAAATAGATGCTAAAAAATATGTGCGTTATGTTTCCTTGATACCAGTGATAGGAAAGGAATATTGATGCAACTCATAAGTACCATTTTAATTGTTGCAGGCTCCTTCAACTCAATATATCTTCTGTTCTTGCATTTTATATTATGAAGAGAAGCAAGTCATATTTGAGTCCTTGGTTTTCTAACAAAAGCTCTGTcgtgatttttaaaatatattttactttaGGTATATTGAAGTGATGTGCATACGGATATAATACCACATTGAAGAAGAATACAAACCTTGTCATAAAATGTGAtaagtaaatattatttttaatgacaGATGTCTCAGATCTTAATAAATACCTAATCTTTCATGATCATATCAGTTATTCTATGAAACTTGATCTGATTCTGTGATTTAAAATTATTGGCGAGATGTATTTTGATTATTCTTCGGATATGAGTTTATCAGTTGTTCTTCTTTCCATGCTTGTTATTACTTGCCTGATATAATTATCCTCGAATAGTCTCTAAATTTTTTCCTTATGCTTTTCTTCATTCGCATatctattaaatattttttcgtaGCTGCAATTTTTTTTCATGGAACAAATATTGATACATGTTCATATTTACTTCTGGAGCTTCATATTCGTCATTCCACTAGTGAGAGAAGAAACTGCTTTCAACCATCTAGATAGAACTTTTGATGTTCGGTTTTCCTTTTGCAGTACTACTGGGGTTCGAGATGCTGTAACATCAGCATTGCACATCATCCTCGGTAAAAAGGTGCACCTTGATATAGCTCAAGTTGTAAGATGGAAGAaaacaaattcagcaaatgaAGAACCATGTGTACGCTATGCTGCTTCTTTCGCTGGGTATTCTTTTGTCTGTATTCAGTAATTTCGTTATAATGCTTATTAATTGGGTTTGACAACCTTCCCAATATTCTCTGGTCAAACTTAGATGAGTCTATGCATTACAATAATCCGATATAGACTTTTGACCCCAATTTTTACCCTGAATCTTCTCATTGTTGAAATTTAGCACATGCCCTCAACATGATCTTCTGATGACTGGTCATTTAATTCCTCTTATCTTTATAAACTCATCTGATATGTTTTCCAAGAAGACAGCAGTTTGCTTCTGAAACCATAAGGTCGGTTTGGATTGAGAGTTTGGATATTCCAATAGTTTTGAAATCCCTTTCGTGGaatttagagtggatttttgtAAGGAGATTGAAATCCCATTGGTTTCAAGTTCATTGAAAACAAAGTTTGATGGAGcattttgagatttattttctattgttATTCACTAAAAAATAGTAAGAAGTATAATCTTATgcgataaaaattaaaatgaaattatttataaatagacCCTGAGAACAGTGGTAGTGTTTGTAGTGTGTGTGACTGTGTGTTGGTGTGATTATGTGCATGAGTTATTGACTGAATGTGAGAGAAAAGGAGGATGAATTTCAAACATCTAGGTtttagaaatccatcaaatatAAACCAAAGTTAATGATCAAAATTCATTGATTTGTTTATTCCCAAACTAGTAGAGTGGATCTAATTTTGGATTTCAAATCAGTTTTCCAAATTCACCCTTAAAATCGTTTAATTCGAACACAACATAAAGGTTGTCTCTGTTTCATGAGATAATGTATGCTTGTTCCTCCAGTTCATGCAGAAAATATCTTCTGTGGTCATGCATTTTAAATGGGAAGAAGTTGTTgcattctttatttcttttattcctCAAATATAATAATCAGTCTCTACAATGATCAGGTATGGCTTTTATGGAGATGTCATTACCGAGAGCGAGAAGTACCGGTGGATGGGACCTAAGCGATATGACTATGCCGGAACAAAGGTTTTCCTTCAGCACAAGTATGGAATTAGTTACTGCATTATTTGATTGAAGCAGAAGCTGTAGGAGGTCTTGACATATGTTGAGATTATTGTGGATTTCTTTCAGCATTGTGCTTTAAAAATGACAGTATTTAGTATTTGGAATCTCATGAAATATTGATGCATGGTAATAATGTTGATGGTTAAGAACTAGTAGTGACAGTGTCAGTCGGGCATCAAAAATAGTATAAACCTAGGTACAGAGAGCAGTTGGCGCCATTGTGCTGCTGCAAAAAGTGCAAAATTGATAATGAACCATTTGTGTGATTGGTGATAATGTGAAAGATGATTGGCTCTCAAGGATATGCTGGGTCAAATAATTAATTCTGGTAGACAGTTTAGTGGAAATACAACTCATGACGCTTCCCCTAGGAGGTTGATCTAAGGGAAAGTTCTCATAAACTACGGAAAATACATATTGAAGAGAAATAATCTCTGTGTTGCTTTTATGACAATTATAACTGATCTTCACTTTTTATGGTAATTGCATAAGTTCAGTCATATCATCAGATGATTATTTAATCTCACACTCTTGATCCATTGCTCTTATCATTAGAAATtacattattttgttttttatatctGTATTTTTGTTCTGTTAATGTGTTTTTGAAGGTCATATGAGGCAGAGGTTAGTTATCTTGAAGTCGAACCTAAAGAAGCTAGCTTGAGTTCTGACGCAGTTCCTGAAGTCCAAAGCAGGAGGTTTTGGTGTCTTCCTAAAAAGCCTGATCGGATGACTTGTCGTGCTAACTGTGCCATATGTAATTCAAAATCCGACCACACAGTCACTAGATCCGCCAGCCTAGCCCAAGACTTTGAAGGAATGAAATGGTCAAGTTCCAAAGGACGTTATCTGagtgttggtgctgctgtgatATCTTGCCGGAATGAAAAGGCTCCTGATGGCCTAGTAGCTGATGCTCATCTTTCTGATGGGTTCCTTCACCTGATATTGATAAAAGACTGCCCTCACCCTTTTTATTTGTggtaatttctctctctctctctcagataCACACACATCGCATGCGTGCACATACAGACTGCATGTTGGCCTGGCCAATCTATTTCACATTCATCTTATGTGGTTGTTTGTGAGAAACTAAGTGGACAAAAACCAGTTTAAACCTGGTGTTGTAAGCTGTTTATATCATGTCACCTTTAAAAGTGACAGTATATGTAGTTTGTTCTCAAATTCAGGGAAGTGATTCTTGGCAGAATAATAACATCAAGGCCATTTCTTACGTAGTACTATGTCATTGATCTTGTCAAACTATAGTTATACTGGAACTTCTTGGAAACCTTCACATACTGCTGGAACTTGGTTGAGTAATACAATTGACTCAGGAAACAGTTAGGATAAAAAGTTCATAGCCCGGCCACAATTTATTGATTTGAATGTCTAAAGCATAGACTAGGCGGTACCTCTGATAACCTGTTTCCTGGAACAAAACCATGTACGGTTCAGCATCATTGTCATACCACTGGGCTCCACTAATAGGGTGTTCGGCTAGGTTTATCTTATAGAGCTtttgagcttataagatgtaatgtgGTTTGGATATGGGAGAATTACATCCCAGAGAGACGTACATctcaagagtttataagttgtcaaagtgtttggataattgagcttataagctagagggAGAAAATCCTAGTTAGAGATAGAAAATTGAAGATAGATGAAATTTGAAGGGTATATGATGAAAATCATAAATCGTAGTAGGGCTAtctttgtaaaatgattgttgcttataagattatGGAAAATTTAGTTGGAATTGAGGAAATTGGTTTTTGGGaagcttataagttattgaataatattttaacagcttataagttgtttaggagtttATTTTGCCGAACACTTCtggagagcttataagctcagccaaacacacCCTAAATTGATTTCCTGGGTTTGTTTCTAGAAGCATCCCGTTGAATAGACCTAAATGCTACCAATTCAGTTGGTCCTCATCTTCAAGAAGAGAACATCTTTAATTCActttttgagcttgattgtaGTTCTTTGTTTCCAGCTATTGATGATTGCTGTTGTGGCAATTGGATGATGAATTTCATCCTTATATTTGGTTTCAAATGCAGGCACCTCATTCAGCTTGCTAGGAAAGGTGGGGAACCCCTGGGCTATAAATTTGTCGAACACCATAAAGTATGTTTCTTCATCTTGCCTGTGTAGTTCTTTTCCTGTGTAGTGTCTCACTGACTCTTTTCAATGCTTGCGGGCAGACTCCAGCTTTCACATTCAAATCTTTCGGGAAGGAGGGAGTATGGAATGTGGATGGAGAGCTTTTTCTTGCACAACAGCTATCTGCTCAAGTATTTCGAGGCCTTATTAGCTTGTTTGCAACTGGTCCTGAGGAATAAAATACCCACATATGTTCAACTTATGATATTTTTCCAATATTATCTTATCTGGAAATAGTTGCAAGGGACAGATTCGGGTTATTCAAGAGGCTGGCGAGCGCTCAACCAGAATCGAAGCAGCCTTCAGAGCTTGATGGAGTGGTTATCTAATGAATTCAGTTGTACTATCAGTATGTGTTGGTGTTGGAGACAATCTGGGATGGGTGCTTTTTTTGAGGTTTCATGGAAGCAACTTGTCACTTGAGTCTTGTTCCTGCTGACATGCAGTGATGCTATTGATGTGTAATATCCACAATATAAACTGCTGTTGCTGCGTTTCAACGTGTATCATATAGATGACccaaatttgtaaattttagtGGGGAATTTGCCATGTTGTTTCAATGTGAGTCTACTCATCAGTCCTCAACTACACACATTCTCACAGCATTTTGTAAATCTGTGAATAGGCgaaagtacccacttttataacttGTCTTACAAAAGTACCCACCCAAGCCAAAGTCTAAAAAGTCAAAGCCgacatgcttggttttttggAAAAGCAGACCTGACATGCTTCGGTTTTTGTAAAATGTCTAACTCACGTCAATTTCACAAGTTAAAAATGTGATGAAGAGACAATAATTgcccaactcacgtcactttcacaatCTAATGTATACTGtatgtttgaaaatttataaaaaaattagcttacgtttgcgttataaaaacattagtaagaggactaaaaatttcactattatgtgtattatgcaacaaaaaaatatttagaaaccaatgaaacaattagccgccggaaattcatagccgtgaacagtagccgGCGGTCCAAACTATACACGGCTACTGGTCAGCGGCTATGaacttccggcggctaattactccatttgttttataatatttttttgttgcacaatatatataatagtgaatttttgagccctcttagtaatattatattataacacgaataccttaatttagagtttttatttaaatttttaattttattttttttatattacaagaagtatacattgatgtcaaatatgagagatactgaatctgcaaaaaattggattatagtggggtaaaaatactcactttatgcatgatttgattgaacacaaaataatacagtaaacacataaaataataggctatttttgaagaaaacacttgaaactcctgaaatataaacacaaaaatattttagctctaaaaaaacaattagccgccggaaattcatagccgtgaacagtagccggcggtccaaaatatacacggctactggtcagcggctatgaacttccggcggctaattaatccatttgtttcataatatttttttgttgcataatatacataatagtgaatttttgagccctcttagtaatattatattataacacgaataccttaatttagagtttttatttaaatttttaattttatttttttatattacaagaagtatacattgatgtcaaatatgagagatactgaatctgcaaaaaattggattatagtggggtaataatactcactttatgcatgatttgattgaacacaaaataatacagtaaacacataaaataataggctatttttgaataaAACACTTGAAACTCATGAAATGtaaccaaaaaaatatttgagctCTAAAAAAACAATTAGCCGCCAGAAATGCAAATCCGGTCGTACTAGCCGTGTGAAATTTTTCACACACGGGTAGTGAATCCGGCTACgattttgtggcggctaatattttttttgggagCAAAAAATCATTTTGAAGTAATACATATGGTTGTAAAAGTTTTTaccttgttatgaatgtttgaaAGTAACATATGTATCCCTTTTTgtgtatttctatttatttgttaatgttttagtcaaaaaagtacatgtccacatgaaataagagataaggtgactgcacaaatttggattgtaatgaggctttaatgctcactttctgcatgcatttgattgcacattgaataatagattgaagtgTACTGAATGAATGAACAatacatttcacgtgaatttgtacAAAGGAATCTAATATTAGTCTATAATGGCTACACTTGTGAATGAGAAAACATAAATCCAAATACTCGTAGAAAGAGCATTCagttaaaaaattgagaaattgaaaccCTCAAAGATTTGAGAAGTGGTTTGTGCGATAGTTGGTGCAATTGGTGTTCAAATTCTACTTGAAGAGGTGATTTTCTCATATATTGTTTGTGTAATTAATAGTTTGAatgttttatgttatatttatgagaatttttaaagtgtttatgcatattttaatactacattttatgtgtttttatGGTGGCTAATTAGTTTTTTCATCTTATCTTGCAGTTTTATATGCATCACAAGTCATCATGGCAGtaaatatagataaaatgatactagaatgtaatataaaaatgttgttaaacAAAATAGTCATAAGGATGAAAATACACTATCAAAGTGTATTGGGGGTCGTGCAGAACTCATAGATGGCACTGCCTATCTTGTGCCTATACTCCTGAACATGGTCATTGCCCCATGACAGGCTCGGCGAGTCTGCGATCAAACGCTCTACAGCCATGCACGCGAAAACACCAGAGCTCCATCGGTCAGCCTGTGTGAACTGCTCGGCAGGATCGGCATACTCGATCT is a window encoding:
- the LOC130997298 gene encoding ceramide kinase isoform X2, whose translation is MDENENGFMGVNSLTPPNPDFTDGDEPSVSGCNFLLDRTGEVVLTHTSDGLSWKLVDSSNDEGDKFSCLGFKLVSNTEIEVNIADVYAVNFIGWGLVHESALASLEVSLLDRSSEMYRFAIHVVHKSKTQSSLWTPSVYTFGHKNLEICMSWVNQINSHLHVEVKRPKNLLVLVHPRSGKGHGCKIWETVAPLFSQAKVKTKVIVTERAGHARDILSSITNRELSLYDGVVAVGGDGFFNEILNGVLLSRHRAPYPPAPSYIMPPAESECNVSNHNANGTISEHSDHNEDGSPLLRGSEHIERESPNFEKDSESSFPNEMFRFGLIPAGSTDAIVICTTGVRDAVTSALHIILGKKVHLDIAQVVRWKKTNSANEEPCVRYAASFAGYGFYGDVITESEKYRWMGPKRYDYAGTKVFLQHKSYEAEVSYLEVEPKEASLSSDAVPEVQSRRFWCLPKKPDRMTCRANCAICNSKSDHTVTRSASLAQDFEGMKWSSSKGRYLSVGAAVISCRNEKAPDGLVADAHLSDGFLHLILIKDCPHPFYLWHLIQLARKGGEPLGYKFVEHHKTPAFTFKSFGKEGVWNVDGELFLAQQLSAQVFRGLISLFATGPEE
- the LOC130997298 gene encoding ceramide kinase isoform X1, which codes for MDENENGFMGVNSLTPPNPDFTDGDEPSVSGCNFLLDRTGEVVLTHTSDGLSWKLVDSSNDEGDKFSCLGFKLVSNTEIEVNIADVYAVNFIGWGLVHESALASLEVSLLDRSSEVKHMYRFAIHVVHKSKTQSSLWTPSVYTFGHKNLEICMSWVNQINSHLHVEVKRPKNLLVLVHPRSGKGHGCKIWETVAPLFSQAKVKTKVIVTERAGHARDILSSITNRELSLYDGVVAVGGDGFFNEILNGVLLSRHRAPYPPAPSYIMPPAESECNVSNHNANGTISEHSDHNEDGSPLLRGSEHIERESPNFEKDSESSFPNEMFRFGLIPAGSTDAIVICTTGVRDAVTSALHIILGKKVHLDIAQVVRWKKTNSANEEPCVRYAASFAGYGFYGDVITESEKYRWMGPKRYDYAGTKVFLQHKSYEAEVSYLEVEPKEASLSSDAVPEVQSRRFWCLPKKPDRMTCRANCAICNSKSDHTVTRSASLAQDFEGMKWSSSKGRYLSVGAAVISCRNEKAPDGLVADAHLSDGFLHLILIKDCPHPFYLWHLIQLARKGGEPLGYKFVEHHKTPAFTFKSFGKEGVWNVDGELFLAQQLSAQVFRGLISLFATGPEE